The DNA segment GATATGGTGTGTTTCTGATTAGTGCACATCATACTGTACCTGCATGTTGCTTTTCTTCTCCTCTGAGTTCTTCTTGTCAGATTTCTTATGAGCATCAAAAGTGTCAGCGTCCACAGTGTATAAGCACTCGGTCCATTTACCGTAGATGGCACAGAGCTTCTTTTTGCTGCACACACAAGTGTCACACGGGGCCTCAAAATGTGTAGTAGCCTTTTCTTTGGTAATTAGATGTCCCATCAGTGAGGAACACAATCCGGAAAGAATCAGGttgtaacatttattttaaaaaaggTGCAATAAGCAGAAATcgcatttcctggttgctaaaattcatctgaagctggtgtacaaaaccgaaagtaaaagatgcaaaaatgaaCCTTAAGAATGGGGAGTATAGAAATACAGCACATAGAAGAGATATACCGCTTCTTAgatttgctttcaatgagaatgacagatctacaaCTCACATTAATATGTGTATTTGGTTGGGTTGCCCAAAAagctacatattgcagctttaacctttatttatccagggaGTCCCATTTGAGGTCAGGATACCTTTTCACCAGGGAGACCTGGCCAGCAATGCAATACAAAAAACCTTCAATTCGTAACAAAATAAAAGCCACAATACCTTTTATCTAAAATGTAGCCCTCCACTTTGTGCAGCTCTTTGCCAAAGAGGCCACATGGTTTGAATATCAGGCTGCATCTCTCTCCGGTCCTGTCACAGAAAGACAAGGCTTTGTTTTCATATTCTCGTTCACTATTCCCCACTGTGAGACAATACTTTCAAACAACTAACATGTAGCTGCTCAGTCTATCTCCTTTGTAATGGCAAGTATCTGTCCCAGTTCTGTTACACTGCTCAATCAACTGGAAACAAATGTGGATCCAcactactgcacacacacacacacacacacacacacacacacacacacacacacacggcaaggTAGTCTCCCTTACTTGTGGTTGATCACCTCCACATTGCCGTACTGCTCGATCCACAACTGGCCCACGATGATGTTGTGGACACAACAGGTGGGGTTTGTCCAGGTGTACGCTTCGTTGTATCTGCAGAGATGGAGAACATGTCATAGCAGCAGATAATCTCTCACCATCCATGTCCACTTAGAGATGCCAACTCATACCAAACTACTTCAGGGAGATTACAAATGTCCTTTAAGCTTCAATTTATTCATTTCATCCAGGCTTCAGAAAAAACTCCCAGAATAGTTGTATTGCTAGCTTAACTGGGAGATAAAGGCCAATTCGAGAACACTCCAAGCCAAACCCTCAGTGAGGGAAAGCTACATGTACACTGTGGAGGGAATCTCAGCTCCAGACTCACTTGGGTAGCTCCAGGCTGATGATGCCTTTAGGCTCCGCCTCCACACTCTTGCCCCAGAACTTGAGTTTGGGGTAGATGGAGCCGTGGAACAGGAAGTCCTCCTGCAGGCCCTCAGCATGGAAGGCGCTGACGGGGGGGTGGTGGCTCACCTGCTCCGACATCCACCTGAACCCTAGGTCCTCTCTGAAGGGACAGGAGGGAGGGGGTTAATGCTACATACCTTAGCCATCACCTTCTGTCTTCAAATGTCTTCAGACATCTGACATGTTGAGATGTATTTTGATGAGAGGTATTTTGAAGACGTCTTGAGTCGCAAACTAGTACGACTAGTGATACCAGACCAACTCACAACAAATACAGAAAAGTCAAACCTGATGAGCTCATAGGTTTCTCCCAGTAGTGGGTTGAAGGGTTTTCCCGTCCTCTCCCACTGTGAAGCTACAGCAGACACAGCAAACGCTGCAACACACTGAAACCATCACAGATGAACAGAAGTTTGTAACGTTAGCGGCTGTAGATGAGCACAGCAAAAAGAGTAGGTACTATGGCTGTAATTATGAGTGAAAACTCGTGTGTCTATCTAAGAGGATGATGATAATGGGTGCTCGCTACCTTCATCCTCTCCATGGAATCTGTGGTGGTGTTCGCCTGGTGGATGAGGTACGTGTGCTCCATGTACTCTGTAAGCCGCTGCAGGAAACTAAGGGGCTCGTTTAAGATCACTGGCATTGCTATCTTAGACAGCTCCTGGTtggggacagaagagaggagacgaAGAGTCAGAGACAGGGGTAAGGAAACACACAAGCAATGAAGTTCATTCACAGCCCACACagacaaatatacactgagtgtacaaaactttaggaacacctgttctttccatgacatagactgaccaggtaaatccaggtgaaagctatgatcccttggagtcaacatggcccagcatccgagtggaatgcttttgacacctacCTTGTAcagtagagtccatgccccaacaaattgaggctattCTAAAGGCAAAAGGGGTGAGTGCGACACCCTCGGAAAGTGCCATTATTGATGGTGactctggagcaattagggttaagtgccttgctcaagggcagattgATACAttttacctagtcggctcagggattcaaacttcagttactggcccaacgctctaaccactaagctacacTGGCAATAGAGTGAAATTCCCTGTAAAGCACACATAATGGTGTTTCGATGAGAGGTGTGAAATAACATCAGCAAAAAGCTATAGTCTAGACCCCAGCCTGGAACACTGCTTGACTCCACTACTGACTGGTCTCTGGAGTGTCATTAAAGGCCCACATTTCAGCAGGAACCCTGGGCTAAAATAATAGATTGCCATGGATATAACTCATTAAGCCCCATATATAGGACAAACATAGTCAAGGTAGTTTCTCCATTGCCAATGGTGGCATCTTCCTCTACACCAGATctctgtcccaaatagcaccctatttcctattaaGTGCATTACTTTTTACCAGGACCCATAGGTCAAAgtattgcactacatagggaatagtgttgccatttgggacacagcccaggaTTAGGTGGGAATCAACCCTTTTAATTGGGGGATTTACAGGAAGTGTAGGctgtagatcaaatcaaatttcagcCAGGAAGTGGAGAGAGGGTATTAGGATCCCTACAGACCACTACTGACGGCCAGAGTATTTTACAGCAGGGTTTCTCAAACTCAGTCCTGGAAAtcctgtttgtttgtgtttgaatTCTTGGCAGAGAGAAAGGCATGTTCGCTAACTGTTTGATTTAAACTTTTTTGGGGGAACAGGAAACAGTGAACAAACATCCCTTTCTTTCTTTGCCCAGCCTGATACATTTGTATCCAGCTCTGGTGCTTTTTGGGATGTGCCAACACAGTACTGTacttttctttaaataaataatgagtgTGAATTCTCACCATGCCAATGCATTTCTTCAGGATGCTCCAGATGCTGACATCATTCCTCGAGAACATGGGCGCTGGTAAAGACGTTCTGTGGGATAGAACAGAAACGGACAAACAACAAAGTCAAATCTAAATGTAGTACTCCCACTGAAATAGACACAGTCCTTGTTTGTATTCTCCTGATCCTGtctcttagcctggtcccagatctgtgctgtcttACCAACTACTATagtcaactcctatggtcattgtcacacCAAACGATACAAACAgatttgggaccaggctaggagacAGTGTCAGGAGAATACAAACAAGGACTATGGTGACAGAGTAATTGATGAGGGGTTTAAGCCAGAGTCTCTTACAGTGGCATACTTCCACCGAGGCCTAGATATAGCTACTGTATAGATAAGGCACAGCACTCTTCCTCCTACATTTTAGCAACACTCCAGGCTATCACATTTATCAGATAGTGGTACAgtatcttgttgttgttgttggtgaggTGTGTCTCCACTTTCTAAGTATGTGCATTTGTATTTAAGCTTGTGTCCCTGGTTTTATGTGATGTTCTCGACTTTGTTCATGGAGAAGCATGTTTAGAATATACAACTACGGTCTTTATCATTGTGTCTTCAGGACTGTTAACATTTTGGCATGtttctaaaataaaaaatagtcaCCATTTAGTTATGCAAACAGCTGTATTACATTAACCTTATCTGGAATATCAGCGAGGGCTTGACGTACTATTTGGAAACTGAGTTACCTCGTCTGGCCTTGCCATTAGGAAACAGAGTTACCTCGTCTGGCCTTGCCATTAGGAAACAGAGTTACCTCGTCTGGCCTTGCCATTAGGAAACTGAGTTGCCTCGTCTGGCCTTGCCATTAGGAAACAGAGTTACCTCGTCTGGCCTTGCCATTAGGAAACTGAGTTGCCTCGTCTGGCCTTGCCATTAGGAAACTGAGTTACCTCGTCTGGCCTTGCCATTAGGAAACAGAGTTACCTCTTCTGGCCTTGCCATTGGGAAACAGAGATACCTCGTCTGGCCTTGCCATTAGGAAACAGTGTTACCTCGTCTGGCCTTGCCATTAGGAAACAGAGTTACCTCGTCTGGCCTTGCCATTAGGAAACAGAGTTACCTCGCCTTGCCATTAGGAAACAGAGTTGCCTCGTCTGGCCTTGCCATTAGGAAACTGAGTTGCCTCGTCTGGCCTTGCCATTAGGAAACAGAGTTACCTCGTCTGGCCTTGCCATTAGGAAACAGAGTTACCTCGCCTTGCCATTAGGAAACAGAGTTACCTCGTCTGGCCTTGCCATTCGGAAACAGAGTTGCCTCGTCTTGCCTTGCCATTAGGAAACAGAGTTGCCTCGTCTGGCCTTGCCATTAGGAAACTGAGTTACCTCGTCT comes from the Salmo trutta chromosome 21, fSalTru1.1, whole genome shotgun sequence genome and includes:
- the LOC115157112 gene encoding oxysterol-binding protein-related protein 1-like isoform X1, which encodes MSGEGNHGNQKAQCNGVKKHRTSLPAPMFSRNDVSIWSILKKCIGMELSKIAMPVILNEPLSFLQRLTEYMEHTYLIHQANTTTDSMERMKCVAAFAVSAVASQWERTGKPFNPLLGETYELIREDLGFRWMSEQVSHHPPVSAFHAEGLQEDFLFHGSIYPKLKFWGKSVEAEPKGIISLELPKYNEAYTWTNPTCCVHNIIVGQLWIEQYGNVEVINHKTGERCSLIFKPCGLFGKELHKVEGYILDKSKKKLCAIYGKWTECLYTVDADTFDAHKKSDKKNSEEKKSNMQTSVDEEPEEMPLPDGDTVQVIPGSELIWRIVPRPDNSAEFYAFSTFAMQLNELEEGMKGVLPPTDCRLRPDIRHMEKGDMDSASAEKKRVEEKQRLSRKNRSKSSEEWKTRNPALGPRFGSACLLCLLIVVVVHCLNAALYCLPQDSFRMAANALIETLIMHLHNLNVVDS
- the LOC115157112 gene encoding oxysterol-binding protein-related protein 1-like isoform X2; its protein translation is MSGEGNHGNQKAQCNGVKKHRTSLPAPMFSRNDVSIWSILKKCIGMELSKIAMPVILNEPLSFLQRLTEYMEHTYLIHQANTTTDSMERMKCVAAFAVSAVASQWERTGKPFNPLLGETYELIREDLGFRWMSEQVSHHPPVSAFHAEGLQEDFLFHGSIYPKLKFWGKSVEAEPKGIISLELPKYNEAYTWTNPTCCVHNIIVGQLWIEQYGNVEVINHKTGERCSLIFKPCGLFGKELHKVEGYILDKSKKKLCAIYGKWTECLYTVDADTFDAHKKSDKKNSEEKKSNMQTSVDEEPEEMPLPDGDTVQVIPGSELIWRIVPRPDNSAEFYAFSTFAMQLNELEEGMKGVLPPTDCRLRPDIRHMEKGDMDSASAEKKRVEEKQRLSRKNRSKSSEEWKTRWFHQGTNPHNKAQDWLYSNSYWDRNYSLLPDIY